The following DNA comes from Candidatus Methylacidiphilales bacterium.
TCAGCAGACTCTTCAACACATCATATTCTTCCTGTGTTTTCCTGTACTTCAGATGCATCAGAAGAAATGCCAAATCACCTGGTTTCTCATCGTGTTTAATAATATCTTTTAACAACACTTCGCCCTGACCATACAACATCATCCGTGCCACGGGGCTATCCTTAGGAAGGCCATGCTCTTTGATTTGATTGTAGTGCGCTACCAACTCCGGGTTCCGTGATAACGTGTTAGAAAATTCCTTTTTAACGGCCCAGGGCCCATAATAGAGACTACCTACGACAAACAAGAGTGGCAGCGCCAGGCAGGCTGCAAATGCCGTCAGCCCTTTTAATATTATCCTTTTCAGATAAGCCTTAGTTTTTGGACACGAGCTTGAGTAAATCGCCGACGGACAAGACTTTCATCGCAGGTGTTTTTCAGCAAGGGCACGCCACCGGGCATCTTCCCAGTGCTCTTCCAAGGGCAATGCCGCTCCGACCATGTCGGCAGTTTCCGGATCAATGGCGCGGATTTCTTCCAACCGGATGGCTTCAGGTTCCGCCTCAATCTTTTCGCGAAACCACGCGGACAGACTCTTGCCATTGCGAGCCGCCAGGTTCCTGGCTTGATTGGCAATTTCTTGTGAAACCGAAAGCGTCAGGTTCATAAGTGAAGCATGCCTGATTTCGGGTATTTTATCAATCAGCCCGTCATTGGTTTGCACCACGTACACTGCTTTCTCTCAGCGTCCTCTGTGCCTCTGCGTTGAATGGGGCTGTTTCAGCTTACTTCCCGAGGCTCGTCTTCGTAGCGGGTGTATTCGCCGAGGAAGCGAAGCTGGATTTTATCGGTCGGACCGTTGCGCTGTTTCGCAATGTTAAGCGTGGCCTTGTAGCCGCTCCGCGAGGATTCGTCCGAATCCTTGTCGAAAACGCGGCTGAGCAGCATGACCACGTCGGCGTCCTGCTCAATGGACCCGGATTCGCGGAGGTGATGAAGCGCCGGCTCCTGGTTGCCTTCCTCCGGCTTACGGTTGAGCTGCGCGAGCACGATGATGGGAATGGCGAGTTCCTTGGCCAGGGCCTTGATGCCTCTTGAAATTTCAGCCACCTCAACCTGCCGGTTGTCGCGCGCCTTCTCGCTGGTGGAGGTCAGGAGCTGCAGGTAGTCGATGATGAGAACCTGGATGCCGAACATTTTTTTCATGCGCCGCGCCTTGGCGCGCAATTGATTGATGCTCAGCATGCTGGATTCATCCACATACAGCGGCATCGTGGCCACCTGCTCGGCCATGATGGTGATGCCTTCCAGATCCTGATGGCTCATTTTGCCGTCACGAATGCTTTGCAATTTGACGTTTGCGCAGGAGGCCAGCATGCGGAGCATGAGCTGCTCCGCTGTCATTTCCAGGCTGAAGAAACCGACGGGATAACCGGGTTCCACAAAACGGTCCAGCTTTTCGTCGTAACGCTTCGAGATGAAATTTTTCGCCATGGAAAGGGCCAGTGCGGTTTTCCCGACGCCCGGGCGCGCGGCGATGACGACCATTTCGCCGGCCTTGAATCCGGTCGTGAGTTTGTCAAGTTCGTTGAACCCGGTGGCCATGCCATCGTAGCGCCCCTTCATCTTCATCGTGCGCTCGATGATCTCGATGGTCTTTAAAACAAGCTCCTTCGGCTTGACAGTGGAATTGGTGACGCCGCGGTCGGCAATCTCAAAAATGATCTTTTCGGCCTCGTCAAGCACCTCGTCCACCTCGTGCTGCCTGTCCTGCGAATCATAGACGATCTTGGCGCAAGCCTGTTGCAGGTGGCGCAGGATGCTTTTTTGGCGGACGGTCTGAATGTGGCTGGGCGCCGTGAGCACGGAAACGACGCCGGCGGAAAGTTCCCCTAACAATGCCGGGCCACCCACCGTATCGCCCAGCTTCCGGTCATCGAGATATTGCAGCAGCGTGACAGGGTCGATGGCCATGCCCCTGCTGCGCATGTCGGTCAGGGCCTTGAACAGCTCCTGGTGGGCGGGCTGGAAAAAATCATTGAATGTCAGGCCCGAACTTTCCGCCAAATCAATAATCTGGTCCGGGTCCGACAACATCGCGCCAAGCACGGAACGTTCCGCCTCGGGACTGTGGATGGCGGGAAGGCCTTCGATGGAAAAGGAGACATTTTTATGTCCTTTCGAAAGCAGGGTGCGGCTGGGGTCGGCGATCATGAAGGGGTTGTACTAATTCATAGCAGCCGGGTGGAAAGAGTACAGTTGAAGTGGCTGTGAAATGCCGGTGAACAGATTGCGCATAAGCTCGCCTACCCCTTGTGAATAAGTCTCCAGTAACTCTCTCACCCGACCTCGAACGCCGTAAATACCAGTGATGAATGTTACAAAATAAAGAAGACGGCTTTGGGAATAACTCAGCCTCTCTGGGCTTGTGGGATGCCGGGAACTTCAGCCCTCATGTCTCACTCCTCGTGGGACATGCGCACGATTATACCTGAGTACGTACAAAGGCTTTCATCGTCGCGCACTCGGCTTTTGCTTGTGTTCCAATAAACTCTGCTTCGAGATGAGGATCACCATCTTCAAGGAGCATCGAAACGACCTCCTCTAAATTTGTTTTTAATTCATCAAGAGTTTCGCCTTGGGAGTGCGCACCAGGCATGCCGGGAATATATCCCACGTACAACTTGGTATCGGGACAACGCTCAATTACGGCCGTATACCTTCTCATGAAATTAGTCTAGCCATTTGATGTGGAATGGTCAATGCAGCAGAGAACAATAAATCAGGCCAAAGCTGAAATCGCCGCGTCGTAAACCTTCGGCGCTTCCTGAAACCCGGTAACGGTCGCGTTCAGGTCGCGCAGGAGCCCGTTCTGCAATCCGTAAATCCAGCCATGCACCGCCAGCTCCTGGCCGCGTTCCCACGCGTCGCGCGCAATTGAGGTGTGGCAAACGTTCAGCACTTGCTCGATAACATTCAATTCGCAAAGCCGATCGGATGCCCCGGAACCATCACCCGCGGCCGCCAGGCATTTCTCATGTTTCTGCCGCACGTCTTGAAGATGCCGCAGCCAGTTATCGCTCAGGCCCAACCGCTCACGCCGAAGCGCTGCCTGCACGCCGCTGCAGCCATAGTGCCCGCAAACGATGATGTGTCGGATCTTCAGGATATCCACGGCAAATTGCATGACCGAGAGGCAGTTGAGGTCGGTGTGTACAACCAGATTGGCAATGTTCCGGTGTACGAACAATTCCCCGGGCGGCAATCCGACAATTTCGTTGGCGGGCACCCGGCTGTCAGAGCAGCCGATCCAAAGATAACCGGGCAACTGTTGCCTGGAAAGTTTGAGAAAGAAATCCGGGTCTTCCTGGCGGATATGTCCGGCCCAGGCCTTGTTATTCTCGAAAAGATGTTTGAGGGTTCTCATGGGCACAGAAATACTTGTACGAATGCGACATCATGGCCGCATGTGAAAGGGATCGCGAGCGAAAATTGAGCATGGGGAGGCAAAAACGTCATGGCTAGGAAACGAAGCGAAATCTCCAAACCAATGCCAGAAAACCAAGGCCAAGCCCAAGCAGTCCAAGTGATGACGGCTCGGGTACGCCGGTGATGCTGTCGATCTGCGACGCATAGGCGTTGAGCTGCACCATGTAGGAATTCTGGTTTGTATCCACCGCTTCATTAATGCCCGACAACATCCATGACGAAGATGCGGAATTATAAATGAAATCCCCTCCGCCCGAATCGCCGGTAACCAACACGTAATCATTTGTAACACTGG
Coding sequences within:
- the can gene encoding carbonate dehydratase — encoded protein: MRTLKHLFENNKAWAGHIRQEDPDFFLKLSRQQLPGYLWIGCSDSRVPANEIVGLPPGELFVHRNIANLVVHTDLNCLSVMQFAVDILKIRHIIVCGHYGCSGVQAALRRERLGLSDNWLRHLQDVRQKHEKCLAAAGDGSGASDRLCELNVIEQVLNVCHTSIARDAWERGQELAVHGWIYGLQNGLLRDLNATVTGFQEAPKVYDAAISALA
- a CDS encoding type II toxin-antitoxin system HicB family antitoxin encodes the protein MRRYTAVIERCPDTKLYVGYIPGMPGAHSQGETLDELKTNLEEVVSMLLEDGDPHLEAEFIGTQAKAECATMKAFVRTQV
- the dnaB gene encoding replicative DNA helicase, with protein sequence MIADPSRTLLSKGHKNVSFSIEGLPAIHSPEAERSVLGAMLSDPDQIIDLAESSGLTFNDFFQPAHQELFKALTDMRSRGMAIDPVTLLQYLDDRKLGDTVGGPALLGELSAGVVSVLTAPSHIQTVRQKSILRHLQQACAKIVYDSQDRQHEVDEVLDEAEKIIFEIADRGVTNSTVKPKELVLKTIEIIERTMKMKGRYDGMATGFNELDKLTTGFKAGEMVVIAARPGVGKTALALSMAKNFISKRYDEKLDRFVEPGYPVGFFSLEMTAEQLMLRMLASCANVKLQSIRDGKMSHQDLEGITIMAEQVATMPLYVDESSMLSINQLRAKARRMKKMFGIQVLIIDYLQLLTSTSEKARDNRQVEVAEISRGIKALAKELAIPIIVLAQLNRKPEEGNQEPALHHLRESGSIEQDADVVMLLSRVFDKDSDESSRSGYKATLNIAKQRNGPTDKIQLRFLGEYTRYEDEPREVS